DNA from Yamadazyma tenuis chromosome 5, complete sequence:
TATCTTATAATGGACCTCTGATTGTTGCAGTAATAGGAGCAATTTATATAAAAATAGGACCACATGTTCCACGTTTATGGCCTCATCCTCAGCATAAGTAATGATATCTCTGATCAAACATACCAATTCATTAGTGAGAACCGAATCCAAATCCTTCGGATTGAGGAGAAAAATAAACAGAGCCATCAGTTCCTTAATGATATCTGCATACTCCTcggcttcttcatcttcactcTTATGACTAACAAAAAACCTGAACCTTTTTATCATTTCTACATTCCATGATTTCATGTCTTGATCAAACTGATGTCTTGGGTTTCTGTCAATTACGAGGGAATATTCCACCTCCActagttcttcttctgggaagaagaatttCAATAGATCCTTTTGCACTTCTGAATTAACAATTTCCCGTAAATGTGCGTCACGAACTCTTTGGTTTATGTTGGTTTTTTCAGCAATACGCTTATCATATTCCAACAAAAGCgaatcaagttcatgttCCTGGTCATCCATGTCTTTCTGTATTCCTCTAGAGATTTTGTCCAATTCATCTTGAATACTGTGTCCTAGTGTGTTGCGTTCTTTGGTCTGGAATCTAGGAACATGATAAGCTGGGAATCCTATATTATACAGATCACTGATTCCAAAACCGTGATTGTagctttcttctttatcTTCTACTTCATTCTGCAAAACAATTTTGGAACTGGATATAGGATTCCCAATATTAACAGCTATTTTATACTCCTTCAGCTGAATCCGGTTCTCCATAATTTGGGAATTCAATTTACCCAAGAGAGAAGGATGCATGAATTGCCTTGTTGTTTTATGGGTTGGAGTTTCAGGTGTTTTATCAGCTACCTGATGGCTGAAATTCTCTATCCTGGATTCTCCTAGGTTGGTGCTTTGTCTATGAATGCTGAAGCTCGTGTCTCCCTGATAGAGTACTTCAGAGTCTATACTCCCTGAATACCTCCTTTCGTCGGTGCTACTGCTATCATCAGATTCTTCTACAGAAATATCcaaagattcttcttcatttaTCGGCTTTGTCGGTACTTGCttgctcaacaacttttccaaCCAGACACATATCATAGTAAATATTACTGCCACCAATGGTATAGATATCATCGCCTTGAATACGCTTGCTGAAATGATTGAAGATGTCGTGAGATATAACACATTGATAATCAGGGAAAAACGTTGCAGCATTATTGAAGACATCTCAATGAACTCCGCTGAGTAaattgatatttttgtttgagTCTCCTTAGCAAATAAAGTGGGTCTAATACCACTATGATACGCATTTGAAGCAGTACTTATACATTGGATTGTTGTCAATATAGAGGAGTCAGTTGTACTTTCtgattcttccaaaagTCTTGCATTAAGTTTATTGAGCTCCTTTTCTGCTATTTCTGATAAGTGAAGCCCTTGTTGCCAAATAGCTCTGAAAATTGACATGTGGATACTTTTGTTTTGCTGCAAATAAAGCGGTTTGGTGGTCGCACCCTGAAACAAGAGGGAAATAAAGTCGTGCCTTGTACTATATTCTCTCGGCTCCTACCAGATTACTCTCTAAACTATTGGAAAACTTGTAGTCGTACGTGTATGTACTATGTGAAACTATTGCTAGCTACAAAAGTGTTAAGTGATCTCCAAATGCCGTTATTGTCGTTTTTACCTCATGTTTCGTGGCTTTACCAGTCTCCAGGTACAACATGTTCATTAGGTGGAGGAATATTTCTTTGGTATTTGGTACCTCCTGGTCTACATGGTGGGACATAAGGGTCTGGGTGAGCCCACTCGGCTAATTTTGCTTTGGTACTGGCAATGGCTGCTTCCAATTCCTGAGGGTTTGAGATATGCTTGTTGGCATCAAATTGCTTTCTGATGCTTATTGTTTGCTGTCTATAAATGTCAAACTTCATGGAGTGGTCAAAGGCAGTCCTTAAGGACTGTCTAAACAACGAGCTGATTCTTTGGGTGTTTGCTTCTGTGAACGGTAATATCTTGGACATTGTTGGAGGATGTTGCTTACAGTTTTAAAcacaaatttttcattggCCAAAGCGCGCGGTCGTGCCTGAGGAGCCACTTGGGAGAGGCTTCTCGCGGGACTATCATATTGTGAATGCGGCAGCGATTAGAGCTCctacttcttttccttctcttTGCTAGTCGTATTACTAATACATATATAACTGATACATTTACTGGCTCTCAGCCACCGTCATTAAACTACCCACAAACGATAAGAGCAACCGGCCTCTTACTTCGTTGATGTCTTCAGGAACTAACCAGATTAAGGCTCCTAACTTTCTAGCGATCGAAATAGCCAATTTGGCGTTGGCATACTTCTCGTCATCGCTCAAGTTGTCGCCTTGATAAACAAGGTCATAGTCAACATATCCAGGCTTGAGTCCATGTAAAACGTCCAACAAGAATACTCCAGAACCCAAAGTCAGGTCCTTGAACGATCTTATAGTGGTGCTTCTACCGCCCTTCGTAGCTTGAGCATTGGCCCATTTCAAAATATCAGCATCTGTCAAAGCTGTTCCCTTACTGCTTCCTAATTGAGATAAGGTACTGGTTATATTTCTTCTCATCAATTGCCATACCAATCCTAAGgtcaataacttgtttCCATCCACAatatcaccaccttcaatTCCCACAAGTGAGAAATGAGCAGCCTTTCCGATTTCTACAGCGTAGTTTGTGTTTTCTAGGGCTTTGAATCTCATCAAAGGTCTGTCGCCGGCAGGCTTTTTGTTAACATGTTTGAAGCTCACTGATCCGGGAATAACCTTATCAAATGCTTGTAACAATACTAACC
Protein-coding regions in this window:
- a CDS encoding uncharacterized protein (COG:S; EggNog:ENOG503Q6YH), with product MSKILPFTEANTQRISSLFRQSLRTAFDHSMKFDIYRQQTISIRKQFDANKHISNPQELEAAIASTKAKLAEWAHPDPYVPPCRPGGTKYQRNIPPPNEHVVPGDW